The following are encoded together in the Prionailurus viverrinus isolate Anna chromosome B3, UM_Priviv_1.0, whole genome shotgun sequence genome:
- the CB3H15orf39 gene encoding uncharacterized protein C15orf39 homolog isoform X1: MAEKRPLGTLGPVVYGKLPRLEADSGPGHSLPPSAGNQDPCSYKGAYFSCPMGGAPKAGSERLASWTPYPPLYPTSVAGPPLRTDNLLTSCLLYRPPAESSEKVQDSGPVELLPFGPQSHSYPGPPLAAPKPVYRSPLCYGLSTCLGEGAVKRPLDVDWTMVTGPLLPPADPPCSLTPTPGKSQSLDGTFLRGVPAGGSGKNSVGFSPCQAFLEKYRTIHSTGFLASKYAGPYSGDPKQALSEGPPSPWTQLAQPLGPACQDTVPTHYPLPHPHPPQALPCPPACRHPDKQGSYSSVLPLQPLGAHKGTGYPAGGLSSPYLRQQAAQTPYMPPVGLDTFSYPSAPLPAPSPGLKLEPPLAPRCPLDFAPQTLGFPYARDDLSLYGASPGLGGTPPSQNSVQAVPQPGAFQRGCQPLPASQPCPEPGRRAEKPVREAEEKMWLPSCRKEQLQPQLDEHPGAPIVIEDSPGPRTPPALPACAQERQSLPQNQGTLPPSSPPMPVIDNVFSLAPYRDYLDVQAPEDAAEPDSAPAPRESPAKGCGEPLPARETPSKARCSLREEVALDLSVKKPMAEAPVRVPSPAAHAKPPALDAPGVGNTVSDLPDLEKVVPEAPGVPATTEATPRTNFHSSVAFMFRKFKILRPAPLPAAVVPSAPTPAPASAQPVPTPTSVPLGLQILSQPLPVACFNLALPSPPAVAMTSPTPAPAPAPSPAQAPTPASTPATADSPEQHFTGLHASLCDAISGSVAHSPPEKLREWLEMAGPWGRAAWQDCQGVQGLLGKLLSQLQSFVCTQQCPFPHVVRAGAIFVPIHLVKERLFPRLPPASVDHVLQEHRVELRPTTLSEERALRERALHGCTSRMLKLLALRQLPDIYPDLLGLQWRDCVRRQLGDLDTEAGSVPSSEPTMARDEPESPTLAWKSPAPKARKPGRKPPTPGPEKAEANAGEGSRGASPTPATSASPPGPTLRARFRNLLETAWLNGLALPTWGHKVSGPDRPVPHPQVLGGQSHHL, from the exons ATGGCGGAGAAGCGGCCACTGGGGACCCTGGGGCCTGTGGTATATGGCAAGCTCCCCCGCCTAGAGGCAGACTCCGGACCCGGGCACAGCCTGCCCCCCTCTGCTGGTAACCAGGACCCCTGCAGCTACAAGGGTGCCTACTTTTCCTGCCCTATGGGGGGTGCTCCCAAGGCAGGGTCTGAGCGGTTGGCATCCTGGACCCCATACCCACCCTTGTACCCTACCAGTGTGGCAGGACCCCCTCTTCGGACAGACAACCTATTGACCAGCTGCCTGCTCTACCGCCCACCAGCAGAAAGCTCTGAGAAGGTGCAGGACTCTGGCCCCGTTGAGCTCCTGCCCTTCGGTCCCCAGTCTCATTCCTACCCAGGCCCACCGTTGGCGGCCCCCAAACCTGTCTACCGTAGCCCTCTGTGTTATGGGCTCTCGACTTGCCTGGGCGAAGGGGCGGTGAAGAGGCCACTGGATGTTGATTGGACAATGGTGACTGGACCCCTGTTACCCCCGGCTGACCCGCCTTGTTCACTGACCCCAACTCCTGGCAAGAGCCAGTCTCTGGATGGCACCTTCTTGCGTGGGGTGCCGGCTGGGGGATCCGGCAAAAACTCCGTGGGCTTCTCCCCGTGTCAGGCATTCCTGGAGAAGTATCGGACCATCCACAGCACAGGCTTCCTAGCCTCCAAGTATGCGGGTCCTTACTCTGGGGACCCCAAGCAGGCATTGTCTGAGGGACCCCCAAGTCCTTGGACCCAGCTGGCCCAACCCTTGGGGCCAGCCTGCCAGGATACGGTGCCCACCCACTACCCgctccctcaccctcaccctccacAGGCCCTGCCTTGTCCACCAGCCTGTCGCCACCCAGACAAGCAGGGCAGCTACAGCTCAGTGCTCCCACTGCAGCCTCTGGGAGCCCACAAAGGGACTGGGTATCCAGCTGGTGGGCTGAGCAGCCCCTACCTGAGGCAGCAGGCAGCCCAGACACCCTATATGCCCCCAGTGGGCCTGGACACTTTTTCCTACCCCTCTGCCCCGCTCCCAGCACCCTCACCAGGCCTCAAGCTGGAGCCGCCTCTTGCTCCCCGGTGCCCGCTGGACTTTGCTCCCCAGACACTGGGCTTTCCTTATGCCCGGGATGACCTCTCTCTCTATGGGGCATCCCCAGGGCTCGGAGGGACGCCACCTTCCCAAAACAGTGTGCAGGCTGTGCCACAGCCCGGTGCCTTCCAGCGAGGATGCCAGCCTCTCCCTGCCAGCCAGCCATGCCCAGAGCCCGGAAGGCGTGCAGAGAAGCCGGTGCGGGAAGCAGAGGAGAAGATGTGGCTGCCCAGCTGCAGGAAAGAGCAGCTCCAGCCCCAGCTTGATGAACACCCTGGAGCGCCTATTGTCATCGAAGATAGTCCGGGCCCTCGCACCCCACCGGCACTCCCAGCCTGTGCCCAGGAGCGCCAGTCTCTTCCACAGAATCAGGGTACGCTGCCACCCAGCTCTCCACCCATGCCTGTTATTGACAATGTCTTCAGCCTGGCGCCCTACCGTGACTATCTGGATGTGCAGGCACCTGAGGACGCGGCCGAGCCTGACTcagcccctgcccccagggagAGCCCTGCCAAAGGCTGTGGGGAGCCCCTGCCAGCCCGGGAGACCCCTTCGAAGGCACGATGCTCGCTTCGAGAGGAGGTGGCACTGGACTTAAGTGTGAAGAAGCCCATGGCAGAGGCTCCAGTCAGGGTTCCTAGTCCTGCAGCGCATGCCAAGCCCCCGGCCCTGGATGCCCCCGGTGTGGGAAACACGGTCTCGGATCTGCCTGACCTGGAAAAGGTAGTCCCAGAGGCACCCGGGGTGCCAGCGACTACAGAGGCCACCCCTAGGACCAACTTCCATAGCTCCGTGGCCTTCATGTTCCGAAAGTTCAAGATCCTCCGGCCGGCACCCTTGCCTGCAGCCGTGGTCCCATCTGCGCCTACCCCGGCCCCTGCGTCTGCCCAGCCTGTACCCACGCCCACATCTGTGCCCCTTGGTCTACAGATTCTCAGCCAGCCCTTGCCCGTGGCCTGCTTCAACCTGGCGCTGCCCAGTCCTCCAGCTGTAGCCATGACGTCCCCGACCCCAGCCCCTGCTCCGGCTCCATCGCCGGCCCAGGCCCCGACTCCGGCTTCTACCCCCGCCACGGCGGACTCCCCAGAGCAACACTTTACAGGACTGCATGCGTCCCTGTGCGATGCCATCTCGGGCTCGGTGGCCCATTCCCCACCCGAGAAGCTGCGCGAGTGGCTCGAGATGGCCGGGCCGTGGGGCCGGGCAGCATGGCAGGACTGCCAGGGCGTGCAGGGGCTGCTGGGCAAGCTGCTGTCACAGCTGCAGAGTTTCGTGTGCACCCAGCAGTGCCCCTTCCCCCACGTGGTGCGGGCCGGTGCCATCTTCGTGCCTATCCACCTGGTGAAGGAGCGGCTCTTCCCACGGTTGCCCCCTGCTTCCGTGGACCATGTGTTGCAGGAGCACCGTGTGGAGCTGCGGCCCACCACGCTGTCAGAGGAGCGGGCGCTGCGCGAGCGGGCCCTGCATGGCTGTACCTCGCGCATGCTCAAGCTGCTGGCGCTGCGCCAGCTGCCCGACATCTACCCTGACCTGCTGGGCCTGCAGTGGCGTGACTGTGTGCGCCGCCAGCTGG GTGACTTGGACACTGAGGCTGGATCTGTGCCCTCCTCAGAACCCACCATGGCCAGAGATGAGCCAGAAAGCCCAACCCTGGCCTGGAAGTCACCTGCCCCCAAGGCCAGGAAGCCGGGGAGGAAGCCACCAACCCCTGGCCCGGAGAAAGCAGAGGCAAATGCTGGGGAAGGGTCCCGCGGTGCCTCACCTACCCCTGCCACCAGCGCCAGCCCACCTGGCCCCACACTAAGGGCTCGCTTCCGCAACCTGCTGGAAACTGCCTGGCTCAATGGCCTAGCACTGCCCACTTGGGGCCACAAGGTCTCAGGGCCGGATCGGCCCGTGCCCCACCCACAGGTGTTGGGTGGCCAGAGCCATCACCTGTAG
- the CB3H15orf39 gene encoding uncharacterized protein C15orf39 homolog isoform X2, producing MAEKRPLGTLGPVVYGKLPRLEADSGPGHSLPPSAGNQDPCSYKGAYFSCPMGGAPKAGSERLASWTPYPPLYPTSVAGPPLRTDNLLTSCLLYRPPAESSEKVQDSGPVELLPFGPQSHSYPGPPLAAPKPVYRSPLCYGLSTCLGEGAVKRPLDVDWTMVTGPLLPPADPPCSLTPTPGKSQSLDGTFLRGVPAGGSGKNSVGFSPCQAFLEKYRTIHSTGFLASKYAGPYSGDPKQALSEGPPSPWTQLAQPLGPACQDTVPTHYPLPHPHPPQALPCPPACRHPDKQGSYSSVLPLQPLGAHKGTGYPAGGLSSPYLRQQAAQTPYMPPVGLDTFSYPSAPLPAPSPGLKLEPPLAPRCPLDFAPQTLGFPYARDDLSLYGASPGLGGTPPSQNSVQAVPQPGAFQRGCQPLPASQPCPEPGRRAEKPVREAEEKMWLPSCRKEQLQPQLDEHPGAPIVIEDSPGPRTPPALPACAQERQSLPQNQGTLPPSSPPMPVIDNVFSLAPYRDYLDVQAPEDAAEPDSAPAPRESPAKGCGEPLPARETPSKARCSLREEVALDLSVKKPMAEAPVRVPSPAAHAKPPALDAPGVGNTVSDLPDLEKVVPEAPGVPATTEATPRTNFHSSVAFMFRKFKILRPAPLPAAVVPSAPTPAPASAQPVPTPTSVPLGLQILSQPLPVACFNLALPSPPAVAMTSPTPAPAPAPSPAQAPTPASTPATADSPEQHFTGLHASLCDAISGSVAHSPPEKLREWLEMAGPWGRAAWQDCQGVQGLLGKLLSQLQSFVCTQQCPFPHVVRAGAIFVPIHLVKERLFPRLPPASVDHVLQEHRVELRPTTLSEERALRERALHGCTSRMLKLLALRQLPDIYPDLLGLQWRDCVRRQLGEHGAAPVATGAV from the coding sequence ATGGCGGAGAAGCGGCCACTGGGGACCCTGGGGCCTGTGGTATATGGCAAGCTCCCCCGCCTAGAGGCAGACTCCGGACCCGGGCACAGCCTGCCCCCCTCTGCTGGTAACCAGGACCCCTGCAGCTACAAGGGTGCCTACTTTTCCTGCCCTATGGGGGGTGCTCCCAAGGCAGGGTCTGAGCGGTTGGCATCCTGGACCCCATACCCACCCTTGTACCCTACCAGTGTGGCAGGACCCCCTCTTCGGACAGACAACCTATTGACCAGCTGCCTGCTCTACCGCCCACCAGCAGAAAGCTCTGAGAAGGTGCAGGACTCTGGCCCCGTTGAGCTCCTGCCCTTCGGTCCCCAGTCTCATTCCTACCCAGGCCCACCGTTGGCGGCCCCCAAACCTGTCTACCGTAGCCCTCTGTGTTATGGGCTCTCGACTTGCCTGGGCGAAGGGGCGGTGAAGAGGCCACTGGATGTTGATTGGACAATGGTGACTGGACCCCTGTTACCCCCGGCTGACCCGCCTTGTTCACTGACCCCAACTCCTGGCAAGAGCCAGTCTCTGGATGGCACCTTCTTGCGTGGGGTGCCGGCTGGGGGATCCGGCAAAAACTCCGTGGGCTTCTCCCCGTGTCAGGCATTCCTGGAGAAGTATCGGACCATCCACAGCACAGGCTTCCTAGCCTCCAAGTATGCGGGTCCTTACTCTGGGGACCCCAAGCAGGCATTGTCTGAGGGACCCCCAAGTCCTTGGACCCAGCTGGCCCAACCCTTGGGGCCAGCCTGCCAGGATACGGTGCCCACCCACTACCCgctccctcaccctcaccctccacAGGCCCTGCCTTGTCCACCAGCCTGTCGCCACCCAGACAAGCAGGGCAGCTACAGCTCAGTGCTCCCACTGCAGCCTCTGGGAGCCCACAAAGGGACTGGGTATCCAGCTGGTGGGCTGAGCAGCCCCTACCTGAGGCAGCAGGCAGCCCAGACACCCTATATGCCCCCAGTGGGCCTGGACACTTTTTCCTACCCCTCTGCCCCGCTCCCAGCACCCTCACCAGGCCTCAAGCTGGAGCCGCCTCTTGCTCCCCGGTGCCCGCTGGACTTTGCTCCCCAGACACTGGGCTTTCCTTATGCCCGGGATGACCTCTCTCTCTATGGGGCATCCCCAGGGCTCGGAGGGACGCCACCTTCCCAAAACAGTGTGCAGGCTGTGCCACAGCCCGGTGCCTTCCAGCGAGGATGCCAGCCTCTCCCTGCCAGCCAGCCATGCCCAGAGCCCGGAAGGCGTGCAGAGAAGCCGGTGCGGGAAGCAGAGGAGAAGATGTGGCTGCCCAGCTGCAGGAAAGAGCAGCTCCAGCCCCAGCTTGATGAACACCCTGGAGCGCCTATTGTCATCGAAGATAGTCCGGGCCCTCGCACCCCACCGGCACTCCCAGCCTGTGCCCAGGAGCGCCAGTCTCTTCCACAGAATCAGGGTACGCTGCCACCCAGCTCTCCACCCATGCCTGTTATTGACAATGTCTTCAGCCTGGCGCCCTACCGTGACTATCTGGATGTGCAGGCACCTGAGGACGCGGCCGAGCCTGACTcagcccctgcccccagggagAGCCCTGCCAAAGGCTGTGGGGAGCCCCTGCCAGCCCGGGAGACCCCTTCGAAGGCACGATGCTCGCTTCGAGAGGAGGTGGCACTGGACTTAAGTGTGAAGAAGCCCATGGCAGAGGCTCCAGTCAGGGTTCCTAGTCCTGCAGCGCATGCCAAGCCCCCGGCCCTGGATGCCCCCGGTGTGGGAAACACGGTCTCGGATCTGCCTGACCTGGAAAAGGTAGTCCCAGAGGCACCCGGGGTGCCAGCGACTACAGAGGCCACCCCTAGGACCAACTTCCATAGCTCCGTGGCCTTCATGTTCCGAAAGTTCAAGATCCTCCGGCCGGCACCCTTGCCTGCAGCCGTGGTCCCATCTGCGCCTACCCCGGCCCCTGCGTCTGCCCAGCCTGTACCCACGCCCACATCTGTGCCCCTTGGTCTACAGATTCTCAGCCAGCCCTTGCCCGTGGCCTGCTTCAACCTGGCGCTGCCCAGTCCTCCAGCTGTAGCCATGACGTCCCCGACCCCAGCCCCTGCTCCGGCTCCATCGCCGGCCCAGGCCCCGACTCCGGCTTCTACCCCCGCCACGGCGGACTCCCCAGAGCAACACTTTACAGGACTGCATGCGTCCCTGTGCGATGCCATCTCGGGCTCGGTGGCCCATTCCCCACCCGAGAAGCTGCGCGAGTGGCTCGAGATGGCCGGGCCGTGGGGCCGGGCAGCATGGCAGGACTGCCAGGGCGTGCAGGGGCTGCTGGGCAAGCTGCTGTCACAGCTGCAGAGTTTCGTGTGCACCCAGCAGTGCCCCTTCCCCCACGTGGTGCGGGCCGGTGCCATCTTCGTGCCTATCCACCTGGTGAAGGAGCGGCTCTTCCCACGGTTGCCCCCTGCTTCCGTGGACCATGTGTTGCAGGAGCACCGTGTGGAGCTGCGGCCCACCACGCTGTCAGAGGAGCGGGCGCTGCGCGAGCGGGCCCTGCATGGCTGTACCTCGCGCATGCTCAAGCTGCTGGCGCTGCGCCAGCTGCCCGACATCTACCCTGACCTGCTGGGCCTGCAGTGGCGTGACTGTGTGCGCCGCCAGCTGGGTGAGCATGGGGCAGCCCCAGTAGCCACCGGAGCCGTGTGA